The Nerophis lumbriciformis linkage group LG36, RoL_Nlum_v2.1, whole genome shotgun sequence DNA window ttattattattattatattatatttctatttttattacaTAAGTAAGTTTCCCATAATTaacctccacagtggacatttatttacgccctaaaatgtcctctacagtggacatttaatTTTGCTCCATAACTAAAAATAGCccttttataaactgaatttgtatttatttttgtaaagttTTTGCTCTAAataaatgtcctctgcagtggacatttattgttGCTCTAttactaccaaaaaaaaaaaaagtccaaaatgtcctctgcagtggacacatATATTTGCTCTGTAAATAAGAATAGCtttgaaattgtattttttttttttcggaatcagaatcagaaatactttattaatcccagaggggaaataaaaaataaaaaattgttatcACTATATCTTCTTTTGATCCAAATgtcctctccagtggacattGTTTTTCCTCCATCCATCCTACTTTCTTAAATATCATCTCAGGAAGAAAAGACAATCTGTGCAAAAGGAGCAATTGTGCCTGAAAATACATGACATATGAGTTATGTATTTGCCAGGCAAGCAGTTAATTCATGATtacaaccccgtttccatatgagttgcgaaattgtgttagatgtaaatataaacggaatacaatgcaaatcattttcaacccatattcagttgaatatgctacaaagacaacatatttgatgttcaaactgataaacattttttgttttgcaaataatcattaactttagaatttgatgccagcaacacgtgacaaagaagttgggaaaggtggcaataaatactgataaagttgaggaatgctcatcaaacacttatttggaacatcccacaggtgaacaggctaattgggaacaggtgggtgccattattgggtataaaagtagattccatgaaatgctcagtcattcacaaacaaggatggggcgagggtcaccactttgtcaacaaatgcgtgagcaatttgttgaacagtttaagaaaaacctttctcaaccagcgattgcaaggaatttagggatttcaccatctacggtccgtaatatcatcaaagggttcagagaatctggagaaatcactgcacataagcagctaagcccgtgaccttcgatccctcaggctgtactgcatcaaaaagcgacatcagtgtgtaaaggatatcaccacatgggctcaggaacactgcagaaacccactgtcagtaactacaattggtcgctacatctgtaagtgcaagttaaaactctcctatgcaaggcgaaaaccatttatcaacaacacccagaaacgccgtcggctttgctgggcctgagctcatctaagatggactgatacaaagtggaaagttgttctgtggtctgacgagtccacatttcaaattgtttttggaaactgtagacgtcgtgtcctccggaccaaagaggaaaagaactatccggattgttataggcgcaaagttgaaaagccagcatgtgtgatggtatgggggtttatcagtgcccaaggcatgggtaacttacacatctgtgaaggcgccattaatgctgaaaggtacatacaggttttggagcaacatatgttgccatccaagcaacgttaccatggacgcccctgcttatttcagcaagacaatgccaagccatgtgttacatcaacgtggtttcatagtaaaagagtgcgggtactagactggcctgcctgtagtccagacctgtctcccattgaaaatgtgtggcgcattatgaagcctaaaatagcacaatggagacccccggactgttgaacaacttaagctgtacatcaagcaagaatgggaaagaattccacctgagaagcttcaaaaatgtgtctcctcagttcccaaacgtttactgagtgttgttaaaaggaaaggccatgtaacacagtggtgaacatgccctttcccaactactttggcacgtgttgcagccatgaaattctaagttaattatttgcaaaaaaaaaaaaataaagtttatgagtttgaacatcaaatgtcttgtctttgtagtgcattcaattgaatatgggttgaaaaggatttgcgaatcattgtatttcgtttatatttacatctcacacaatttcccaactcatatggaaacggggtttgtttgaTTAGTTACAAAAAGGTAAAATCGCTCATGCAGAGGAGGAGACAAGAAGCTATAAGCAGAAAGTACGCTATAAAGAGCTGAGAGAACTACAAACTAAAGCACTATGAAATTAGCACACAAAAACTGACCAAGAAACTTTAGCAAACCAAAATCACTCTTTCTCGAGGgtacaaagaaatcaataaataaggcGAGGCAAGAACAATattggctgtactgcatcaacaagcgacatccgtgtgtaaaggatatcaccacatgggctcaggaacacttcagaaacccactgtcagtaactacagttggtcgctacatctgtaagtgcaagttaaaaccctccTATGCAAgatgatgctgaaaggtacatacaggttttggagcaacacaactTGGGTCAAGACTGTGGAGGAAGGCTGGCGGTATATgacgagacgatatactctggcacaggacaagaggaggacgagacatgtatacacatgagggagggtgacacaggtgggcacaatcaggcaatcaggagagacatcagaccagcgAAACAGGAGGAAAGGCAAATGATcgaaaacgagagggagagttaacctttcaaaataaaacaggaaatgacaagacaacatgaaacccaaacaagacttcacccaggtgtgacaaaaACCGGTGCCCTTTTTTtggttttaatttacattttggaTCTGTAAAGTTGTGTATAGTATTTTAAACACACGTATTTTGAATCGGAATCAAAATAACTTGAGCATTGagtgtgtgcttaatttgtggttgagaaaaaaagcaaacaacaaaaaaacaaaaaacaaatgatgAAGACATTTCCAGAACAAACACACAGCATTTACGAAGACAATACCCAGCCGGAGACGACTGAAAcagagttttgattgattgattgagacttttattagtaggttgcacagtacagtacatattccgtacaattgaccactaaatggtaacacccgaatacgtttttcaacttgtttaagtcggggtccacttaaattgattcatgatacagatatatactatcatcataatacagtcatcacacaagataatcatcagggtgtatacattgaattatttacattatttacaattcggggtgtggaagtagtttgacatgtactttggtatcagggagctgtagcggattttatagaccaggctcagtgcaagttgtttgactttgtcctccaccctgagccagcccactttggagaagtgggtaggagtgaggtgggatctggggtggaggtctagaagtaatctgactagcttgttctgggatgtttggagtttagatttgagggttttggaggtgctagggtaccaggaggtgcatgcgtaatcgaaaaagggttgaacgagagttcccgccagaatcttcatgttgcttttgttgaccagagaggagagtctatagagaaatctcgttcgttggttgacctttttgattaccttggttgccattttatcacaggaaagattagcctaggtaggtgacctcatcatcAGAGCAGTTTTGGAATTGTAACGGAGGCTGATCAGAgcaaaaaaacttggctaattgTTTTCTGTCTATAgtgtttgatttcataaatgctatttCATAAGTGTAGTGAAACTATAAGTGGCGTTATCATCATTTTAGGGATCACACAGAGTTTGCAGCTCTCAGTGGGTTATATTTGATAAGAAATGGGCTCAAATGCCTTTTTGTATGGTGAACGTTGCCGACTAGAGATGTCATGCgttaatgcgttaaaatgtaatatcggaaattatcggtatcgtttttttcattatcggtatgttttaaaaaaaaatatatatatttgtttttattttgttttattaaatcaacatgaaaaacacaagatacacttacaattagtgcaccaacccaaaaaacctccctcccccattcacactcattcacacaaaagggttgtttctttctgttattaatattctggttcctacattatatatcaatatatatcaatacagtctgcaagggatacagtccgtaagcacacatgattgtgcgtgctgctggtccactaatagtactaacctttaacagttcattttactcattttcattcattactagtttctatgtaactgtttttatattgttttactttcttttttattcaagaaaatgtttttattttatttatcttattttattttattaatttaaaaaaaagtaccttatcttcaccatacctggttgtccaaattaggcataataatgtgttaattccacgactgaatatgtcggttgatatcggcatcggtaattaaagagttggacaatatcggaatatcggatatcggcaaaaagccattatcggacatccctattgccGACCCCTGGAGTACACCAACCAACAAGCCTCAATATAAATGTAGTACTTTAgacaaaaaaaagtaccggttaATCATGATTCATTTGACAGGTTATTACCCGTATGCATactgtaaattattttttttaaaccggccctctgaaagcagccattactgccatgtggccctcgatgaaaatgagtttgacacccctgttttagacaaACAATCATTGTGGacaatttagagcaggggtcaccaacgcggtgcccgcgggcaccaagtcgcccgtaaggaccagatgagtagcacgctggcctgttctaaaaatagctcaaatagcagcacttaccagtgagctgcctctatttttttgtattttatttatttactagcaagctggtctcgctttgctcgacatttttcatTCTAAGAGAgaaaaaactcaaatagaatttggaaatccaagaaaatattttaaagacttggtcttcacttgtttaaatacattcatttattttttttactttgcttcttataactttcagaaagacaattttaaagaaaaaatagaaccttaaaaattattttaggatttttaaaaacatatacctttttaccttttaaattccttcctcttatttcctgacaatttaaatcaatgttcaagtttttttttaatttttttttttattgtaaagaataataaatacattttaatttaattcttcattttagcttctgttttttcgatgaagaatatttgtgaaatatttcttcaaacctattatgattaaaattcaaaaaaaatattctggcaaatctagaaaatctgtagaatcaaatttaaatcttatttcatagtcttttgaatttattttaaaatttttgttctggaaaatctaggagAAATAATGATTTCTCTTTGTTAGAAATAATGCtaggtccaatttgttatatattctaacaaagtgcagattggattttaacctatttaaaacagtcataaaaattctaaaattaatcttaatcaggaaaaattactgatgatgttccataaattatttttttaattttttcaaaaagattcaaattcaaCTTATCTTTGCGAATCagccttttctgacatgaacttcatcaagaacaaacacagaacacgcctcactgatgcacatctgcaagactcactcagagttgcagtgtcaagttacacaccagagtacaacacacttgttaacagcatgcaatgccaggcttcccaGTAACTGacgaagaaacagataacagatttggtgtccagttcaaagtgtgacatgatttatttaaaaattggagagttgaattttgtattttacatgagttattatttgtacaaacatggtgcaaagtaattcatgatttgttaaaaaatgttagtggctaaaatgggatattgtgatttcacaagactgtcttagaagtgatcatttgaaaatgttcaatttgaaaaatgtgcacttaagagaaaatataaaaataaagtgttgcatattgatatgtatctgtttctatatatatttattgtgagaaatcattaagatgatcagtgtttccacaaagataaatatcattaattattaataataacatagagttaaaggtcaattgagcaaattggctatttctggcaatttatttaagtgtgtatcaaactggtagcccttcgcattaatcagtacccaagaagtagctcttggtttcaaaaaggttggtgacccttgATTTAGAGTCTCCATATAActgaacatgcatgttttttggaaGCTGGAGATGAAACAAAGGAGACATAAAAGAGTcacacaaaaatataaaatatgtgaCAGTAAAACTCGAGGTAACAACTTGAATATTATATCACTCAAAATGCTATTGTTGGGGGTTTCAATTGGTAACTAAATGACAGAACATGATGTCAGTTCTTAATACTACCTCAGCTATATTGCTGCAACAAACAGGTACACAGCAATAATGTTTACACTGGCCCACTATcaccctttgattgattgattgagaagtttattgacattttaAACCTCTTTAACCTCTGCTAATCTACTTCTATATAATATGTAAAATCTGCAGCAACAGAGCATGACATAATTTAACCTTTGACCTCAGCCAGTCATCTtgggatttatttattttcattttaacaaTCTGCTTGaataaataatgttattataTTAGAGCCTGATGGAAATGCATGTCACttttaatttgcactttttttttggtcatCTGTGAATGACATGCTAAGATGCTTAaacaaaacagtacaagttccatattgaaaacaatgcaaacatatatgttgtgaaatattgtattttatatgacatacagtatatgatgGTTCATGGTTATCATAAACAGTGACACAGGTGAGAATCTAACACGAGTATGAAGATCatgcatacattttaaaaatgtacattttctTCTACTAATCAAGGAGTGTATTGAGGGTGTTTGGATTGTGTTAATTTTATAAATTTTATTAAATAGTTTTGGTTACTaaatgtcagtgacgtgcagtcactagaggcaggtgaggcggggcctcacttgccatcatggaaagaaaacaaatgtaatttttgttttttttaattaaattgttatatgtatccagtgattatactataaagttattttccatttaacttcacccgttttagattttttttttttaaatcgctgaattttcacatttgccgttcaaatactgttaAGAGACAGTGCGGttaacagcagccagttgaggcacgtcactcagtgcctcaacatggattgcggactcggctaactgctggcctgctgtgcagtgagaccgtattgctatatgaactttattatacatttccatagtttagttagctgaggtatataatgtacagtgtatgttgtcaacaactgtatgtgtgtaacgtatttcttgtgctgagcgatcataaatctgctgcaaaagacgcactggctgaggctcgccttctGCACCCCCTccatagaatgcacggcaacccctgacgggagtgttatatcaactaaagcccacacttaaactttccacgtgcaagattgaatctatttaaaaaagttatttcataagaagccaaaaagtgcaaaaacaataatgtttgtgttggaggagttgtgaatgactgcagggccacaaaattaggtacacctgcagactgcaggtgtacctaattcacaactcctccaacacgaacattattgtttttgcactttttggcttcttattaaataacttttgtaacctatttttatgggcttacctctttgtgatgttaagttcctgttatgcgctgttatacagtatatgccttgagctcttattttgaaggcgctaagagcggaagtgatgacatgttgtagtggagcggaagtttttgaaagaaggtaaataaagtggtcctcgtgtaaactggagcctccgtgtttgttattttgtagtttcatacagtataggcgacatttatggtgatttaataacccccaattccaacccttgatgctgagtgccaagaagaatgctggtatgagcttttaaacataacccgttaactgctgccaatcaaatggtgaataagatactctttagggttcatgtgtttgtaaatctgactatgATGAAGTcattgcctcaccagccatcaacctcaccgcacgtcacagcTAAATGTCCTAACACAATTGAAGTAAATCTGCTCATTGGTGGAGACAAATGACACACATAAGTAATACTACCATTGAAATTAATCCAATTTGATATTTTCATATTCAAGAATGAGTATTTGGCAAGGCCGTGGAAAACATTTTTGGTGTCTTATGTATGTCTTTGTAAAGATACAATGTGCCATTTTAGCCACAAGAGGTCACTGTAGATCTACATTTTAATTCCTCCTTCCAGCTGAGGCATCTCGTCACACCCACTCTATAGGGTGGGGGACATGTCTttctttcattaattatgtttctTTTTGAGGCAGTCCTGCTGCTCCTGGATATGGCTTGAGTATTTTCAGATCTCTGAACGAAATAAACCGGGATATTACattgtatcttttgtttttttgttttcaagaGAGGTCAGGCATGTCTTACGCAGGACAACGGATGGCTTTTTGGACCGGTGTCTTTGTCTTTTGTGTGGCCTGGCCGGCTGCTTTGTCTGTGACGCGCTACTCCATCGCCGAGGAGATGGAGAGGGGCTCTGTGGTGGCCAACCTGGCCGCAGATTTAGGACTGGAGCCTGGAGGATTGGCGCAACGAGAGGTAAAACTTGATATTTTCCACAACAAAAAATACCTGGACGTCAATAAAAAGACGGGGGAGCTGTTCGTTGTGGAGAAAATGGACAGGGAGTATCTCTGTCCGTCAAAACCAGCTTCTTGTCTCCTCAAGCTTGATGTAGTCATAGAAAGCCCGTTGCGCATTTTTAACATTGAGCTTGGAATATCCGATATAAACGACAATGCGCCACATTTTAGACGAGATAGAGTTGAATTGGACGTGTCTGAATCGGCCACACCAGGGGAGAGGTTCTCCCTCCCTAATGCAGTGGATCCAGATGTTGGCATTAACACAGTAAAAACATACAAACTCAGCCCGAGCCAGCATTTCACTATCGAAATCCAAACAGGCACTGACGGGACGCAGTATGTAGATTTAGTGCTGACCAAGGCTTTGGACCGAGAGGAGACTGCGGTGCATAATTTAGTACTAACAGCAGTGGACGGTGGTGATCCGGTGCGCTCCGGCACCGCTAatattattgtgagagtgcagGACACAAACGATAACCCGCCTCGGTTTGACAAGCAGATTTACACAATTGACATGACAGAGAATTCTCCAATTGGGACCGTGGTGATGAAGCTCAACGCTACAGATCTTGACGAGGGTCCAAACTCGGAGCTGGTGTACTCCTTCACACTATACACATCAGAAAAAACCCAAGATGTGTTTGCTTTAAACCCAAGCACAGGTGAGATAACAGTAAAGGGGACTATCGACTATGAAGATATGAAGTTTTATGAGATGCACGTCGAAGCGAGAGACAAAGGCGAGTTCCCCCTCCAGGGACAGTGTAAAGTAGTCGTCCATGTCACGGATATGAATGACAATTACCCAGAAATCACCATCCAGTCTGTGAAAAACACCGTGAACGAGGACGTCCCCGTTGGAACTGTTATCGCCCTGGTGGCCATAAGTGACAGAGACACTGGCGATAATGGGAACGTCAACTTATACATTCATGACTCAATCCCTTTTGTTCTAAACAAGTCCTCGGACGGACCGAGGCATTACAAGCTCCTTGTGTCCGAGCCTTTGGATCGGGAATCAGTACCTGATTACGAAATCACACTCATAGTGAGAGACTCAGGAACACCATCTCTATCTGATAATGAAACAATTACTCTGCATCTGCTGGATGTGAATGATAATGTTCCACACTTCCCTCAGTCCTTTTATACCATACGTGTGATGGAGAATAACGCTCCTGGCGCCTTGCTCAGTTCACTCAGTGCGTTTGACCCTGACCTCCATGAGAACCAGTACCTAGTTTACTTCATCCTCGAGAAGGAGATAGCCAACACCTCCATGTCCATGCTGTTCTCCATCAATCCGGAGAACGGGAACCTTTACGCACTAAAGACTTTTGACTACGAGATGGAGAAGGATTTTCTTTTCCACATTGAGGCCAGAGACTCCGGCTCTCCTCCACTCAGTAGCAACGTCACAGTCCACATCATTATCGTCGACCAGAACGACAACGCTCCAGTTATTGTCTCTCCTTGGCGAGCGCACGGCTCCGTGGTGGAGGAGAAGATCCCCAGATCCACTGATAAAGGATCTCTGGTTGCCAAGGTGATAGCTTTGGACGTGGACTCGGTGCACAACTCTCGAATCACCTACCACTTCCTGCAGGTGACTGATGCCACCTTGTTCAGTCTGGACCAGTACAACGGAGAGATCCGAACCATGAGGATGTTCAGTTACAAAGATCCTCGCCACCAGAGACTGGTTGTTGTTGCCAAGGACAACGGGGATCCGGCTCTCTCTGCTACAGTCACCATCAAGCTGTCCACGGTGGAGACTGCTGTGAAGGCCTACTCGGACATGACTGAGGTCCCTCTGGAATACGACATTTTCACAGACCTCAACCTGTATCTGGTCATCGGTCTGGGCTCAGTGTCCTTCCTGCTGCTCATCACCATCTTGGTCACCATCGTGCTCAAATGTCAGAATACCAAGCCCAGCATGTCGGCTCCTCCCAGCAGGAACAGTGTGATCAGTGAGAGGAACTCAACAATCGCAGATTCCACTCTGGTGTCCAACGACGCCTACTGGTACAGTCTGTTTCTAGCCGAGACCAGAAAAGGAAAGATGGTGGTCCGGCAGCCTGTGCCAAAGGGTTCCAGATACATGGTGTCCAGTATTCCCAGGAGCACAGGCATGTCTGAGACTAGTGGCTCTGCTACTTCAACCTTACAGGTAAGCACATTTTGACTTTCAAATTCATATTAATCTCGTCATATTGCCTTTTTGTGGTTTGTCTATGCAAGCATGTTCTCCAGGAACATGTTCCAAATACACTTTCACTGGGTTTTTTTCACTAAAAAGGTGAAACAGTTATATCACTTTAatgaaaattccatccatccatccattttctaccgcttattcccttcggggtcgcggggggcgctggagcctatctcagctacaatcgggcggaaggcggggtacaccctggacaagtcgccattaaaaaaatgtatcaatGATGTTCATACTctaaaaaaagtagtttcattCAGATCCGCAATATCGTCCGGATTGAAGGGCATAAACTATGACACAATACATTGACACAAAATAACAATCACATTTAATTCTAAGAAAGTCTCAAAAACCTTTGAAGCatatgtgtcaagacttggactatggcttggtttgttctcccgaggtgcaagtgaattggaccagatgtggcgtgaaggtaaatacatgatttgttcaaacactataactacaaagaaaaggatcaaacaaaaggcgcgcacaggggcggaggtacaaaactagactataaacacagaacttgcgcattggcagaaactatgaacaattaaacaaaacttgcaaactatgacatgaataaagaaaacctacttggatgaaaaaaacggcatgaaaaagcacaGCAagtgtcataagggtgtgtggagagtataaatgcgggatgtcatcagaacgacaaactgaaaacaatgaacttaaatactatcgacatgattaacgaaaacaggtgcgtgactcaaaacgtgaaacaggtgcgtgacgtgacaggtgaaaactaatggttgctatggtgacaaaacaaaagtgcgcaaaaagtccaaaaacaaaaccgaacatgaccaaaacaaaaacatgattacacagacatgacaatatgctCACTTTATATATTCTGCTAAATAAGCACTTCTTATGTAATTTTGATGCAGGAATATCAGAAAAGTTAATAGAATATAGTAGGAATAGCCATCAACAAATACAGGTTGTTTAATGAAGACATGTGGACTGGAATAtgcacaaaacaaatacaaacacacCGTGATTTGTCTTTTTGTAAGAAGTATAATTTTATttagctccagctcgtggtgcccaagacgagacttaaaacctggggagacagggccttctctgtggtcggccctaagctctggaacactctgcccctccatgttcgaactgctcccacagtggagtgttttaagtctcctcttaagaccca harbors:
- the pcdhb gene encoding protocadherin alpha-C2 gives rise to the protein MSYAGQRMAFWTGVFVFCVAWPAALSVTRYSIAEEMERGSVVANLAADLGLEPGGLAQREVKLDIFHNKKYLDVNKKTGELFVVEKMDREYLCPSKPASCLLKLDVVIESPLRIFNIELGISDINDNAPHFRRDRVELDVSESATPGERFSLPNAVDPDVGINTVKTYKLSPSQHFTIEIQTGTDGTQYVDLVLTKALDREETAVHNLVLTAVDGGDPVRSGTANIIVRVQDTNDNPPRFDKQIYTIDMTENSPIGTVVMKLNATDLDEGPNSELVYSFTLYTSEKTQDVFALNPSTGEITVKGTIDYEDMKFYEMHVEARDKGEFPLQGQCKVVVHVTDMNDNYPEITIQSVKNTVNEDVPVGTVIALVAISDRDTGDNGNVNLYIHDSIPFVLNKSSDGPRHYKLLVSEPLDRESVPDYEITLIVRDSGTPSLSDNETITLHLLDVNDNVPHFPQSFYTIRVMENNAPGALLSSLSAFDPDLHENQYLVYFILEKEIANTSMSMLFSINPENGNLYALKTFDYEMEKDFLFHIEARDSGSPPLSSNVTVHIIIVDQNDNAPVIVSPWRAHGSVVEEKIPRSTDKGSLVAKVIALDVDSVHNSRITYHFLQVTDATLFSLDQYNGEIRTMRMFSYKDPRHQRLVVVAKDNGDPALSATVTIKLSTVETAVKAYSDMTEVPLEYDIFTDLNLYLVIGLGSVSFLLLITILVTIVLKCQNTKPSMSAPPSRNSVISERNSTIADSTLVSNDAYWYSLFLAETRKGKMVVRQPVPKGSRYMVSSIPRSTGMSETSGSATSTLQVSTF